GAATAACCTACACAATTTATAATACAGACTAGTATATACTTTTATATGcaactgtgtttttttttaattagggttgattatcatgattattggagatatatctataaatttatattctgtcagtaaaatttgcatatatacttaatatattaGTCACTACTGTTCAGTTACTATTATTGCtacataatatatgcaaatttcaccttcaGGATACACACCTACAGATATTTCACCCCACTGGAATTCTTCACCcccttacatttgtaaatacagAGACTTAAAAAAAACAGTAGTTATTCCAACTTGAACTAGATATATCATGATctagaaatattaaaattgaaatgttctAGATTGGGTATTTATCTGTTTGGTATTATTATAAAGTATACTGATCATATACACATGACGTATAGtgctactaccaaaccagaaagactatggagtttcaattaggcaatGTAATGGGGATCTACATTTGTTGTTATgaataacacaaacaaattaaaatacagacattgatagTGTGCACACTTATAATGACACATTTTATcacactgtgaacacaaataaacagttttgtgtttgaatctgaATCTCCCTTCTTTCAATCGACAGGGATGgcaatttgtgttcacagttatagaaaatgtatcattttatatgcttgcacACACTATCAGTGTGACTGTgcctgtgttttgttttgtgtcatttgtaacaaaaaaatccTGTGCAAAAAACATGCTACCTAGTACATGTAGAAACtctagtcactctggttttgtTGTAATCTGTTCTAAAAACAAAGAAAGCATGTTGTGTCTGAAGTGAAAGGTTTAACACTGGGTTCATAAATAATCTccttattttgtttcattacagTTTTACTTACTCTCCAGGACCAAATGCATTCAGTGTGACAGTTCAACCTAGAAACCAGCGAGGTCGTATCTGGACACAAATTCTGGACAGAAATGATGGCTCATTTATTGTACGCTTCAGAATGTATACTAGTTATGACAACTTGGAAATTACTGTAAAAAGTGGAAGTGTTCTTGTTGCGAAATCACCATATATTTTGCAAGGTAACCTCTgtcattacaaatgtatatttttcattgtCAAATATAGACTCAAGTTTGGGCACTGTGTGGAACTTTCTTTTTCACAatggtacatgtaacttttCTCTCTCTGTACTTATAACCCTTGTACATTCTTTTGTATGCAATTTTAGTTATTTGAGGTGTGTGCTTCTTTGCGTCATGGGTAGTTGTTTATGTATCTGGTGTTAAATTGTCAGTCTTCAGTTTATTTCTATcttagatataatatatatagcaCTCTAGTGTTACTTTCCTTTCagtccaaataaaataatttttaaaaagttaccACACCACTTTAGTATAAAATGATTTTGTGATGGAAAATAGTAAAAATTGAATGATAAAACAGcaaaattatgtataattttttttacaagtatATCCAATTTAgaagacatattttgatatagttTTATGTAATctcatattttgttgttcaacattaaaatgtaccaaaaattgatagaaaaacaaattttgtccaccaaaatttgaaagaaaatagaGTGGTGCTTTCTCTAACTTCTATTTAAGTTACTCTAGGGTTCTGATTTAGCTTCTATCATTTCCcagagtgtatgtatgtacagactggTATTTCTGTGTTGTGTAGTGCTGTCTGTTTCttgatatttttgtatgtgtatagttttgtatgtctatctgcctgtctctcACACTTTTCTTTCAGCTTCCAAGAATTTACTTCATGCACTAGTACTGGTGCCATTTGCATTGTACATTATCATCTTGTTGATGTATAGTGGATTCCATTTTTCTCAATCATAAATCTGTGACAAAATCTATACCATATGTTTATCACAAAGGAGGAAATGGTGTGCAGCTCTCTGAAACTTGGATGGAAGGGACACTCTCTCTATTACAAAATGTTTCCTTTAAGCTAATATTTGTTGTAGCGTAATAAATAGAATAACATAGTAAAAATAACAGACAAGTAATAACATATGGTATATTTATTGTATCAGTACTACTGTAGGATTTATCAGTGGAACAACATCCTGTTTGTGATTTTTCTTCACTGTCTCACTAACCACTTGTAATGCTATCATTGACAACTTATTAATTTAGCCACGCCCACCAACTCCATGGCAGCATGcctgtttgtagatatttatataatattcgctatatgtaaattatatcacTCTTGTACTCATCTCAATgaaggtatatttgcatattgacttcatttgaatatagtcaactaggctgacatacgttatcactccccattgtgaccaatcaatTTGAGTGATTGCAgtttttcaaaccaatcagtttgagcatatgattttcaaacaacattAATTGTTTGTCGTGGCTGGCAATACAAGCAGTAAGTAAGTCAGTGAGCAAAATCAcagattacaatgtaaacagACTAGTAGAACAAAGAAGCAGTCACTTTTTAGCCCCCAATGGGCCCTGTCCGGAGGGAGTATTACATTGTGTGCATGAGTTCACCCGTCAtgtctctggcatgcaccaatgAAGGCTTGATTGAAAACAGATTGTTGTATAGCCAATTTTGAGATATCTactattatttcaataattaaaaagaaagaaataataagTGATGGtatatttatgataataataatttttatcaaTCTATGCTGGATAATGCTTTAATTTTTTATAACCTTGtttcccaagaagtccagtgagggtcACCCCTCCTGCGTTCAGTGTTAATATAGGAAGATATCAGGATTTTCCTTTTGTGAAAGTATCAGACATGTCATTCATTTCTTTGTACCACACTATAAATACATGAATTTTTGTCCTTGTTTAATCTAAAGTACAATCTAATTctgataatttgcatgtcattacCTTTCTTTTCATCAGGACATATTTATCATGAAACTTGCTACTGTCCCACAGAAGATGACGATGCCTGGCAAAAGGATTTACTATGTAATACTTCACCTCATCCACAAATGACCAGAGATCTGTCATCCTTCCCAAGAGTTGACTTAGACAGACTGGCTAAAGAAGCTCCTGATATATTCCGAAGACATAGTCTATGTCATTATAGTATCATAGATAACAAGGTTAGTATAGACATAGtctatattattatactatcGTAGATAACAAGGTTAGTATAGAGATAGTCGATATTATTATACTATCGTAGATAACAAGGTTAGTATAGACATAGtctatattattatactatcATAGATAACAAGGTTAGTATAGATATAGTCTATATTATACTATCATAGATAACAAGGTTAGTATAGATATAGtctatattattatactatcGTAGATAACAAGGTTAGTGTAGACATAGTCTATGTTATACTATCATAGATAACAAGGTTAGTGTAGACATAGTCTATGTCATTATACTATCGTAGATAACAAGGTTAGTGTAGACATAGTCTATGTCATTATACTATCGTAGATAACAAGGTTATTATAGACAGTCTATGTTATTATACTATCGTAGATAACAAGGTTAGTATAGACATAGTCTATGTTATTATACTATCATAGATAACAAGGTTAGTGTAGACATAGTCTATGTCATTATACTATCATAGATAACAAGGTTAGTATAGACATAGTCTATGTTATTATACTATCATAGATAACAAGGTTAGTGTAGACATAGTCTGTTATACTATCGCAGATAACAAGGTTAGTGTAGACATAGTCTATGTTATTATACTATCATAGATAACAAGGTTAGTATAGACATAGtctatattattatactattGTAGATAACAAGGTTAGTATAGACAGTCTATGTTATTATACTATCATAGATAACAAGGTTAGTGTAGACATAGTCTATGTTATTATACTATCATAGATAACAAGGTTAGTGTAGACATAGtctatattattatactatcGTAGATAACAAGGTTAGTGTAGACATAGTCTATGTCATAGTATCATAGATAACAAGGTTAGTGTAGACATAGTCTATGTTATACTATCATAGATAACAAGGTTAGTGTAGACATAGTCTATGTCAGTACGGTATCATAGATAACAAGGTTAGTGTAGACATAGtctatattattatactatcatagataacaaggttagtatagacatagtctatattattatactatcgtagataacaaggttagtgtagacatagtctatattattatactatcatagataacaaggttagtatagacatagtctatattattatactatcgtagataacaaggttagtgtagacatagtctatattattatactatcATAGATAACAAGGTTAGTATAGACATAGTCTATGTCATTATACTATCGTAGATAACAAGGTTATTATAGACAGTCTGTGTTATACTATCATAGATAAGGTTATTGTAGACATAGtctatattattatactatcATAGATAACAAGGTTAGTATAGACAGTCTATGTTATTATACTATCATAGATAACAAGGTTAGTGTAGACATAGTCTATGTTATTATACTATCATAGATAACAAGGTTAGTGTAGACATAGtctatattattatactatcGTAGATAACAAGGTTAGTGTAGACATAGTCTATGTCATAGTATCATAGATAACAAGGTTAGTGTAGACATAGTCTATGTTATACTATCATAGATAACAAGGTTAGTGTAGACATAGTCTATGTCAGTACGGTATCATAGATAACAAGGTTAGTGTAGACATAGtctatattattatactatcatagataacaaggttagtatagacatagtctatattattatactatcgtagataacaaggttagtgtagacatagtctatattattatactatcatagataacaaggttagtatagacatagtctatattattatactatcATAGATAACAAGGTTAGTATAGACATAGTCTATGTCATTATACTATCGTAGATAACAAGGTTATTATAGACAGTCTGTGTTATACTATCGTAGATAACAAGGTTATTGTAGACATAGTCTATGTTATTATACTATCATAGATAACAAGGTTAGTGTAGACATAGTCTATGTTATACTATCGTAGATAACAAGGTTATTGTATACATAGTCTATGTTATTATACTATCATAGATAACAAGGTTAGTATAGACATAGtctatattattatactatcATAGATAACAAGGTTAGTATAGACATAGTCTATGTCATTATACTATCGTAGATAACAAGGTTATTATAGACAGTCTGTGTTATACTATCGTAGATAACAAGGTTATTGTAGACATAGTCTATGTTATTATACTATCATAGATAACAAGGTTAGTGTAGACATAGTCTATGTTATACTATCGTAGATAACAAGGTTATTGTATACATAGTCTATGTTATTATACTATCATAGATAACAAGGTTAGTATAGACATAGTCTGTGTTATTATACTATCGTATATAACAAGGTTAGTGTAGACATAGTCTATGTTATTATACTATCGTAGATAACAAGGTTAGTATAGACATAGTCTATGTTATTATACTATCGTAGATAACAAGGTTAGTATAGACATAGTCTATGTTATTATACTATCGTAGATAACAAGGTTAGTGTAGACATAGTCTATGTTATTATACTATCGTAGATAACAAGGTTAGTGTAGACATAGTCTATGTTATTATACTATCGTAGATAACAAGGTTAGTATAGACATAGTCTATATTATACTATCATAGATAACAAGGTTAGTGTAGACATAGTCTATGTTATTATACTATCGTAGATAACAAGGTTAGTGTAGACATAGtctatattattatactatcATAGATAACAAGGTTAGTGTAGACATAGTCTATGTCATAGTATAATAGATAACAAGGTTAGTATAGACATAGtctatattattatactatcGTAGATAACAAGGTTATTGTAGACATAGTCTATGTTATTATACTATCATAGATAAGGTTATTGTAGACATAGtctatattattatactatcATAGATAACAAGGTTATTGTAGACATAGTCTATGTTATTATACTGTCGTATATAACAAGGTTAGTGTAGACATAGTCTATGTCATTATACTATCGTAGATAACAAGGTTATTGTAGACATAGTCTATATTATACTATCATAGATAACAAGGTTAGTGTAGACATAGTCTATGTTATTATACTATCGTAGATAACAAGGTTAGTGTAGACATAGTCTACAAGGTAGATAACATAGATAACAAGGTTAGTGTAGACATAGTTGCTATCAATTCAAATTTGAGGTTATGAAGTGTGGAGGAACACAACAGTTGGCTGACATGGAACAAACAAATCCCCAGCTATAACAAGAATTAAGGGGTCACAAACAAATAATGTGTATTTGATAAAAGCCTGATGAACCACCCTCCCCCACAGCAATGAGTGGCCAGAACTGCCTGATTACTGTATATTCATACTGTGTACATACACGCTGTGTtcatcatataattatatatcagTCTCTAGATATATCAATCTGATTTATAGTATTTACATCTCAGCATGTATACATTTCTGCTGTTTGTGAAATAGTTAATTCTATTAGTTTGAATCATAAAAAGGAACCAGCTGTTATTTTATGATTGTATGCTTACTACAGTAACttaaatttatgatttataatTCTGTTATAAAGGAAGAGCTGACTACCTAGATAATGGGACACGAAGTATTATGACATTACCACAGAACTAGTATGTTATAGAAATTCTAAAGTTGCATGgaccaatatttgtaataatttaatTCTAGttttatgtataattatattttatccCTCTAAGCCATccaagttgaacacattcaaacaaacatATGGAATTTGTGACACATGACCGGaagggttttgtcacttctTGTCTTTCAAcgctcatagtgacaaggccccttaggtcactcatattttctttggctgaatgaagaaaaatattgaaactaAAGAAATATTATTTGTCTTATAGATATACAGAAAAACTCATGGTGAACATGTTGGTTTCAAGATGTTCATGGATGCTATATTGCTGTCATTAACCAGAAaggtatgtttttttttgtttttttttatagaagtCTGCTATGTATTTGCTGTGATAAGTCTGTTATTTTGATAATAGTAAAGAGCTAGAGAGAACATATACTAATAGTCAGATGATACTTCTGTATCACTCAGTCACAGACACTGTAAGATAATACAATTGATTTCAACTCTTCATGACATTTCAGTACTGTCAGTTTCATGCACAAACAGATAGGGAAGTACAGTCACTAGCATGACCTCGTGACCTGTGATTCAATCTGTTCCTGGTATTTTTGCGCCACAGATTTTATCAATTATCAATGAGAATAATCCCATTGTTTAGTGCTCTGTAACTTAATTTACAATTcaaagttattatttcatatttagatataattccaaaataattttctttgttCAAGCAAGGAAAAATATGAGATTCCTAAGGGGtgtagcgactcatagtgacaagccTTTAGGTCACGAGTTTTTGTCTGACTAAATGAAGAATGTGATTATAGTTGAGAAGGTGAGATTACCAGACATggaatttttttgttaatttgcacctcaaagttagtattaaatgtgtatacttgtattgaAGGTAAGGTTACCAGACATGGAATTCTTTGTCAATCTTGGTGATTGGCCCTTGGAGAAGAGAGCAGTTGGTGATGACCCATTGCCTATCTTCTCATGGTGTGGATCAGATGGCAGTAGAGATATCGTCATGCCAACATATGATTTAACAGAGTCTGCATTGGAAACTATGGGCAGGTAGGCAACATTTCATAATGATACAAGAATGAAACTGGGGGCAGGTAGGCAACATTTCATATGATACAAGAATGAAACTGGGGGCAGGTAGGCAACATTTCATATGCTACAAGAATGAAACTGGGGGCAGGTAGGCAACATTTCATATGCTACAAGAATGAAACTGGGGGCAGGTAGGCAACATTTCATATGCTACAAGAATGAAACTGGGGGCAGGTAGGTAACATTTCATATGCTACAAGAATGAAACTATGGGCAGGTAGGCAACATTTCATATGCTACAAGAATGAAACTATGGGCAGGTAGGCAACATTTCATATGCTACAAGAATGAAACTATGGGCAGGTAGGCAACATTTCATATGCTACAAGAATGAAACTATGGGCAGGTAGGCAACATTTCATATGCTACAAGAATTAGTGTTCATGAATTCTGGGTTCgcagttacaaatgaaaatttctattcagAGAAGTCCAAAAattttggaagcaaatccctTAAAGTTTCACTCACAtcttgtcagcatcatcaggggtgtactacatgTGCTGTTGTCACATATTTGATGTGCTATGAAAAATTTGTAATTATAATATGCATTATTCTCGTAAAAATCAACATGACTTGTGTAAATAAAGTATGACaataaaagtaattttgaaatttcatttccaCGATAAGCTGTTTAATGAGAAATGATATCTTGTGAATTCAATAATAAAAACTTGGACAAGATAAAATGCATTGGTTTCGTTCATGTCCACTTATCAGAACTTAGACAGAAGTGGTGTACAGGCCTTGGTAGGAAGCTTACAAAAGTATCGTGAACTGTTTGAATTGTTTAAAAGTACAATAACCAATAGAAATAGATGACAACCCATCAGTGGGCAGGtttgatttgtgtttgtgtgtttgtttgttctttccATCTTTAGGGTAACTTTGGACATGTTGTCAGTCCAAGGAAATACAGGACCACTGTGGGTAAACAAGACAGACAAGGGTTTCTGGAGAGGGAGAGACAGTCGTCGAGAGAGACTCAATCTGGTAAAGTTGGCTAGGAAAAATCCTGATCTGCTGGATGCAGAACTTACCAACTTTTTCTTCTTTAGGGACGAAATGGAAGAGTACGGACCAAAAGTGTCCCACATTTCATTCTTTGATTTCTTTAAGGTAAGGAGACTCCCCCAccctcatacacacacacacacttacacacagaGATACAAAGGGAGTAAATGTTGATCCTGAATATGTTATAACGTCAAATATCCCCAAATTGTTCATAAACAACATCTGAAGTGTTCATCAAGCATTTCTACAACATGATAATAATACCCTTGTAATAATTACAGCTGTTACCATAGTGATAAACTTGCCGTAATCTTACCTGTGATCATGACTGCTGTCGTAGCAACAATAGAGttgcagtgatggtgactgttGTCATAGTTGTGATAGACATGTAGTGATAgttgttgtcatagtgataaTAGAATTGTGACTTTTGCTGTTGTCAATTGATGATAGACTTGCTGTGAATAAGACTGTTGCCATAGTAGTGATAGACTCGTATTGATGAGGACTGTTGTCATAGTGATGATAGACACGCAGTGATAATTGTCGTCATAGTGATGGAATTATTGTGCCCATTATGGTTGTCGTAGTTATGAGAGACTTGCAGCAATCTAGACTGTTGTCATTGTGGTAGACTTTCAGCGATAACTGTTCTCATAGGGATGATATACTTGCATTGATGATGACCACTGTTTATATCCCTATATAGTACAAATACCAAATCAACATTGATGGTACAGTGGCAGCATATCGCTTCCCATATCTAATGGCAGGAGACAGTGTAGTTTTCAAACATGAATCTATCTACTATGAACACTTCTATAAAAGTCTGAAACAGTGGGTCCACTTTATACCATTCAAGAAAGACCTGAGTGACCTTGTGGAGAAAATCAGCTGGGCTAAAGATCATGATGAAGAGGTAtgtcaaaaaattgaaatagtGGTCATGAAATTAGTATTGATAAATTGCTTTGTATCACAGTCATTTATTTTCTACATGAAAAGAATTTTCTTCAATCTTCCTGTCATTTAGTTTTTCAGAgccgattttttttttcacattagAAGGTAATAGTTAGAGATAGAGAGTGTAACCTTTCCTACTGTTTTGGAGAGCAAATACTAGTATCTGTAAAGTAAATTCAATTTGTCAAAaagaatagttttttttttattacctGTTGATATGTACAAGATGTAGAATCTGTTGTGTGAAATATGGCATCTCTGTATGGCacacatgttgtcatggtaattcATTTGACCCTATGTCTTTACTGTGGAGCAGTCAAAGAACATAACAGATGTTGAAGAAGTAGACAAAACGAAAGACTTAAAAATACATAACAGACTGCAAATGTAGTAATATGGTTTAGGTCTGATTGCGTTgttctgtttttatttgtagGCCTATCAGATAGCAGAGAATGCACGGGAGTTTGCACGAAACAACCTAATGTCCAatgatgtgttttgttattactTTCAAGTACTGAAGGTGAGACAGATAACCTTTTATTTGATATTGTTGTGATTTCAGGAATAGAACACCATGTTCAGGTGTTTACACATTTGTCTTCAAAATTCTCACCATGACGTCCATCTCCAAGGTCAAGGGTCAGTCAAGACTGATCTTACTCatcaatg
This portion of the Glandiceps talaboti chromosome 7, keGlaTala1.1, whole genome shotgun sequence genome encodes:
- the LOC144437270 gene encoding protein O-glucosyltransferase 2-like; the protein is MHILWIVVTLFFSFQEIFCIKDPVTGLERERIVCPQKTLVYGPGLEPNFAVPARFFFIHAIDTEGKNFTYSPGPNAFSVTVQPRNQRGRIWTQILDRNDGSFIVRFRMYTSYDNLEITVKSGSVLVAKSPYILQGHIYHETCYCPTEDDDAWQKDLLCNTSPHPQMTRDLSSFPRVDLDRLAKEAPDIFRRHSLCHYSIIDNKIYRKTHGEHVGFKMFMDAILLSLTRKVRLPDMEFFVNLGDWPLEKRAVGDDPLPIFSWCGSDGSRDIVMPTYDLTESALETMGRVTLDMLSVQGNTGPLWVNKTDKGFWRGRDSRRERLNLVKLARKNPDLLDAELTNFFFFRDEMEEYGPKVSHISFFDFFKYKYQINIDGTVAAYRFPYLMAGDSVVFKHESIYYEHFYKSLKQWVHFIPFKKDLSDLVEKISWAKDHDEEAYQIAENAREFARNNLMSNDVFCYYFQVLKEYAKRQNREPKLYEGMEEVEQPEDKSPCKCHHFLPNHDEF